A part of Chlorocebus sabaeus isolate Y175 chromosome 4, mChlSab1.0.hap1, whole genome shotgun sequence genomic DNA contains:
- the LOC140711517 gene encoding annexin-2 receptor-like gives MERHFLGCVERAWDSAEVAPEPGFPPIVSSEDRGPWPLPLYPVLGEYSLDSCDLGLLSSPCWRLPGVYWQNGLFPGVQSTSGPSTARSPEFGWPGTQKQQEASVEDVGQGEEPDRLTLQQLSWCSPPHSWNRQQDTDVSDSGCLLERRHPPALHLWRHPPGGFSDCLERILRVGFAAFSVLWACCLRICGAKQP, from the coding sequence ATGGAGCGACATTTTCTTGGCTGTGTGGAGCGGGCTTGGGATTCCGCCGAGGTGGCGCCAGAGCCCGGGTTTCCGCCTATTGTGAGTTCAGAAGATCGTGGGCCGTGGCCTCTCCCTTTGTATCCAGTACTAGGAGAGTACTCACTGGACAGCTGTGATTTGGGACTGCTTTCCAGTCCTTGCTGGCGGCTACCGGGAGTCTACTGGCAAAACGGACTCTTTCCTGGAGTCCAGAGCACCTCGGGACCAAGTACGGCGAGGTCCCCTGAGTTCGGTTGGCCGGGGACACAGAAGCAGCAAGAGGCATCCGTGGAAGAtgtggggcagggagaggaacCCGACAGACTCACGCTCCAGCAGCTTTCCTGGTGCAGTCCTCCCCATTCCTGGAACAGACAGCAGGACACCGACGTCTCTGACAGCGGGTGCCTTTTGGAACGCcgccatcctcctgccctccATCTGTGGCGCCACCCCCCGGGGGGTTTCTCAGACTGCCTGGAGCGGATTCTTCGCGTTGGTTTTGCCGCGTTCTCTGTACTCTGGGCGTGCTGCCTACGAATCTGTGGAGCTAAGCAGCCTTAG